The sequence below is a genomic window from Cucumis melo cultivar AY chromosome 5, USDA_Cmelo_AY_1.0, whole genome shotgun sequence.
TGTTTAGTGGTCAGTGTTCGAGTCAATCGCCTGAGCAACTGACATTGAATGAGGGTCCTTAAGGATGTTGTTGGTGAAGTGGTAATCATCACATTAGCTTTTGTGTTGAGAAAGTTCGATATCTCGACGTTAGGAATAAGTAGAGACTAATGTGATTACTGTGTTGTATAACATATAGTGAGGCATTAAAACGTTTCTAGATTGaagaaaaatttattttatgcAATTGTATCCACTAAAATGTATTTATAAATTCTATCATTCACTAAGCTATTGGCTTACGTTTTAGGTTTTCCCTCCCCAGGTTAAGTGAATAAGTGCCAACAGAAGAGGTGAAATGAGGTCGATGCTAAGTACTTGATGTGTCGAGTAGTAGTAGTGAGCTTAAGTTTTGTAATCCTTTAAATTATAAGTTGAATGCTTGTGTTGTACCAAGTTAttaataaaggatttctaaatTTCATATCGCCCGATGTCTTACCGTATAGTAGAAGCTTTTACTAGCATGTTCACGCCTAAGATTAAAGTTAATTTTAAAGAAGTACCTAGGAGTTCTGGTGTTTTACCTCAAAACGTCGGTGCGACTAAGTTATGTCCACACTCGATTTGGTGAGGGCGTATTATGGATGGAGGTGTGAGATATGTAGTGCCACTACAAGAATTTCCATTTTCAGTGGCGCACAGAAAGCGTCACTGAAGATTGACAACGCGTCGCTAATAGTTTTAGCGACGAATGGACAGCTAAATGGACCACCACGTCAAAAAAAGCTAGTGGGAAGATCTTTTCCAACTTACATAAGATGAGTACTATATCATCTTGCATTTTGTCTAGTTTTGATATGCTCAAAGTTTTTTTACATAGAGCATGGAAGAAATTTGACAACTCTGATATAGTAGTAGAAATGTCCTTACGTAGATATGGTCGATTACGGATTGGGAGAAGTCtttgtaataaaacatgacaatcatggCTCTTTAAACCATATATTTTACCTTCCTTCAAATTAACACAACGAGATATGTTGGATGCAAAACCATCTGGAAACTTCACAAACTTCAAGAACGTATAAAAGTCAACTTTTTCAACAGCAGTTAACGTGTAGGAAGCATGAGGCTTTACACGTTTATTTCCAATCTCTTGTATGTGAAGctcctttcttattttcaagtTAGCTAGATCCTCACGAGCTTTCATGGTGTCTTTAGTCTTTCCATCAATGTTCAATATCGTACCTACCAAGTTATCACAAATatttttctcaatatgcatcACATCTAGTTTGTGACGTAGTTTATGGTTTTGCCAATaaagaagattgaaaaaaatgttttttttagtCCAATTGTGCTCACAATTTGTCCTTTTTCGTTTGATGTCACGTCTTGTAGGATTCTTGCTCAACAGTGGAAAACTTATAGAATTCAATTGATTTATAATATCTTGTCCAGATAAAATATTTGGACTTGCTCGTAATTCTTGTTTTCCATCATGTTGCCTACTTTTACGCCATGCATGTGTTAGAGGTAGATATCTACGATGTCCCATATAACAAATTTTGCTCTTTAGTCTCATTGAGCTTGTATCAACATTGCAAACCGGGCATGCTTTATAACCTTTTGTCCTCCAACCAGATAAATCACCATAAGTTGGAAAATCATGTATTGTCCACAACAGTGCAGCTCGGAGTTGGAAGAAAAAAGCACTGAAACTATCGTACGTTTGAATATCATCCACCCACAACTCATTTAACTCATCTATCAATGGTTGTAAgtaaatatcaatttatttGCTAGGAGACCTTGGACCAGGGATGAGTAAAGATAGAAAAGTGAATGGTGCTTTCATACACTTCCAAGGAGGCAAGTTGTATGGAATGAGTATTACTGGACACATGTTGTATGATGTGCTCATGTTTCCAAATGGATTAAACCCATCAGAAGAAAGTGTTAATCTGACATTTCGAGCGTCTGAAGCAAAACAAGGATATTGTTCATCAAAATGTTTCCAACCCTCAGCATCAGCAGGATGTCGAAGTATACCTTCAGTTTCACACCTCTTATCTTTGTGCCACCTCATATCCTCTGCGGTATGTTTTGAAAGAAATAATCTTTGCAACCTTGCCTTTAGTGGAAAATATCTTAGCACCTTATGTGGAATTTCTTTTCCCTTTCTATCATTCAACCTATATCTAGACTCTCCACAATGCGGACATTTGTCAAGTGATGCATAGTCTTTCCAAAATAAAGCACAATCAAATTTGCACACATGAATTGATTCATATCCCATCCCTAGGTCACGTAGTCTCTTCTTAGCTTCATAGTAAGAGACAGGTAGCTTCACACCATTCGGAAAGGCTTCATTTAATAATTCAAGCAACATATCAAAGGATTTGTCACTCCAACGATTAAGTACCTTAATGTGCATGAGTTtcactaaaaaattaaatgaagtgAACTTTAGACATCCCGGATATAACTCCTCTTTTATTTCAGAAAACATTCCACTTATTTTATCGGACTCATCTTGCTCGTTTGATTCTCTTCTACATTCTTCAAACATTGGCCCATGTAGATCATGAATCATCTCTACCATCTCATCATCTATAGTATCTCTAACTCCAATGTTTTCTCTAAGATTTACATTCTCTTCTCTACATTCACTTACATTGGAAAACGTTGCACCTAGAAACCTCGAATTAGACCTTAAAAATAGAGAAAGATCAACAGTATCTCCGTGAAATATCCATAGCTTATAAGTCGGGGACATACCATATTTATACAAATGACGTTCTATAACGTCTAATCTATTCCAATTGgcattcaaacaatttgaacaaGGACATCTTGTTCTTTCCTCTTCGTCTAAATGATTAGTTGCAATTTTGATAAAGTTAGCAACACCATCAAAATATTCACTAGAAGctcgatcttttaaatttatccaaCTCCGATCCATAATAAGTACAACACTTAAAGTACCTAAGTTAGAAATCCATGTGTTAGAATTAAAGCCATATGTAAATTGTTTAATAATAAAGTATACAATCACACATTCGAAAGAACAACAATTACACTTACAAAGAGAAAGAGCAATCAAAACAACAACTCCCAAAACCTAAAATCAAGATCTTCGTATCAAgtcaataaaaattatattgttgttgttctaTTAACAACAACAATCTAAACTCACAACTTCATACCTAGAAGTGAAAACacaataacaaaacaaatatttaacgagacattacttaaatctaattaacaaaacaaatatattcgACATGACATTACTTAAATCTAAACATTAATCAAGACTATTCAACCACTAAAAGGATAAAACTCaatcttaaaactaattaagaGTAAATATTCAACAAATCAAAATCCAAATACACTACcctaaaaatttttaaaatgaagaATCTTACCGGAATCTCACTACTTGACCGTCGGAGTGATTCGTGCAGCTGGCCGTCAGGTGGTTCGTGCATATTCGACACCGTGGTTTGCTCGGACTAGTTCGTTCGGCCTGTGCGTTCGTCGTTGGTCGTCGTTCAGCCTGTGCATTCGCTCGGACTTGGCGGTCGCTTTCGTCATGGCTATCGCGTTCGTCGTTGGTTCGTTCGGCCTGTGCAGATTCGTGGTCGTCGCGTGGGTGTAGAAGCGCCAGCGTCGTCGTGGAGATATGTTGTCGTGCAGATTCGTCGTCGGCCGCTTAGTTCGTGCAGATTGTAGTTCGGTCGTGGAGGAGAGGAGTGGAGAGGGAAGCTTTTTCGGGTTGAGAATGGGTAGGGGAAgggtttttttaattaaaattgtttaatgaaaaaaaagaggagGGAGATGAAGGGGGGAAATTTTTTAGACTTTTAGCAACATCTATTTTTGTTGCTAAAGGTATCACACTTTTAGTGACATTATTATTGTGTTGCTAATTCTTTTAGTGAcgcaaatttaaaatatgtcgctaataataatcttttgtgACATATTTTTTTTGCGTCGCTATAAATGACTTTTACCGACAAAAATTTGTTACGTCACTAAAAATTTGTCActaaatagcaatttttttgTAGTGTGCATGGAAAATGTGTGCAAAGACGATGGCAATGGCTTTAACAATACTCTTGTGTTTGAATACGAACACTAGTCCATTAACCACACCAATAGTTGCTTGCAATCTTCTCATGAACCACGTTCACGAAACATCATTCTTCTTATTCCCTAATCTGAAAGTAAGCAGGTAACttaaaatgatcgtttagatttggtaaacaatcgtttagatttagttaaacgatttttttaaattcttttactacatgatcatttagatttgtctacacaatcgtttagatttagctaaacgatttttttaaattcttttgctacacgatcgtttatttttttatatgatcgttttgatttgtctacatgatcgtttagatttggctaaatgattttttaaattcttttggtacatgatcgtttagatttgtctaccaattatttatttttttacacaatcgtttacatttaacTACTCTAATCTGAATGTttatttcaagattttttatacatgatttttagatttgctatttttttgtatccaaattcaaacgacataaaaaaagaagagaaaaagaataaagataatggaaagaaatcacaccgaaaaaaaggaaaagaaaaaaaatgatggaaagattaaacgacgtaaaaaagaatcaaaaaagaagaaagacgaagaaaaaattaaacgatgtaaaaaagaataaaaaaagaagaaaaaacattgAAAGAAGACGACGGAAAGAAAtagcagcgaaaaaaaaaagaaaagtagaaagacgatgtaaagatttaacgacgtaaaaaaatagaaaaataagaaagattatggAAAAAGTTCGCACTAGGAAGAATAGGTAAGAAATGGCAAGAGGCAGAAGACATTTCAtatagagaaaaaaatgaaaaggcaaacatggaatatttaaaaaatagattgCGGTGCGTTAAATTTAGCTTACATATATTTGAACACAATTATAAAGGAAAATCAGGTCAAACAAATGGAGAAATACCCCTATTTTACCCTTCTATCACTTGCGTGTGACCTCCAAtgaccaaatatatatataaaaaatatttttttaaaaaaaggagaagaaataaaaaagtagTAATCACTAGGAAGGAAGAGGAAGTTAGAGGCATTCTCAAATCGTTTTTGTTTGAGAATAGTTGGGAGAGAGAACTCAGAGACAGAGATACAACCAAAGAGAAACAAAGAAGGAAACTCAGTAGAACCAAGAGAAGAAACCCccaatttcttttttcctttttccttttttctttattttttataatacaCTCTCAAATCTCTTACACACACAacaagagaagagaagagaagagcaGCAAGAGATTGAAGAACACAATCTATTTAGCTACATACACCttttttttgggttttcttCCTTGTTTCCCATTTCACATGCCTTCTGTTTCTCCTTAATCTCTGTTTCAGCCACATAAACACAGAGATCTTGTCCTTCTACATTGCCTACTCTGTACCGGACAAGCTAATCTCATTACCTAATTCCCCAATCACTTTCTTTCATCCACCCACTTCCAATTTCTTCCTTTTCCCCCTAAATCCACCTGCTTTTACCCTTTTCATCCTTACCCTATTATTCAAATAGGTAGTCTCTTTTCTGGGTTTTGattctatctatctatctatctatttctttgttttcaaaaaACGATTTCTTCCGATTctcggtttctttgttttgtttttgaggattaaaaaattagggttttggTACTAGCTATGTGCTCATGTATTCGTTGGATTTTTCTAGGGTTTTGACGGATCGTTACTGGGTGGCTCTCCAATTTATCGGTTTTGCACTTATTAGGGTTTGGTACCGCCTATGGATTGAAAGTATGATTTTGACTGAGACATCGCGTTTTCTCTAGAATGGGCTGGAGCTCCGATCTTTTGTGGGATTCTGGTTTTAGTTTATACTTTGTCGAGCCTGCGATTCTGAAACTGTAACGTACCACTAGAATGAAGTGAACTTTGCTGGTCTGATCATGGAAGAAGATTGCACATTATAGACTTGTTTTTGACAGTGATCAGTTTCAACCCAATCAATTTCTTGGATTACAAGGGATTTTCGATACTGTTTCTGGTGTTTCGTCTCTAATTTTGGAGTTCTGTTGGTTTAAAGAGGGGATAATAATTTACCCAAGAGGATAATCAAGTGACTCTAGCGTTGAATCATTGGCATTTTTCTAGAACTGATCGGGAGAGCTAATTGTGCTTAATTTGTTATTAAGTAGTACTTTTTGTCTGCGTTTCAATTGATTTTCGTATTTAGGGTTTCTCTGAAATTCGGGAACTGGGTTAGAATTCATATAGTCCAGTGGCAGAGTTGGATCTTAATATCTGTTTTTCTTCAGAATTTTGGAAATATCTCTCTTGGCCTGTGCTTATTATTACTCTATTCGTGTTTTTAAGTGGGAAGAGTTCTCTGAGGTTTGGGAATTGCATCCGTGGGATTGACTAAGAAGCTCATGGAGGAATATTGAAGCTGGAAATGAATGCGAGGACATGGTGCATGGACAGCAGCTTAGTTTCTTGTTCGTTCCTTTTTCGGAACAGTGCTTCTGGAAAGTAGTTATAGCATTTTCGCTTGTGGGAGGAGCTCTTGTTTTTTGTCTTACTCTGTGCAATGTCGCGCTGCTTTCCATTTCCGCCACCAGGATATGAAAAGAAGTCCAGGGCAGAGGACGCAGACCTACTAAAAaaggtttacaacttaccttgtCGTCTAATAGATATATTACTAGTGAGATATTTGATGGAGAAAAATTATTACTGGCCCTTTTGAAACTACATGGAGCATCCTGCTATAACTCCATTCTGGGAGGTTTATTAGGCATGATTTCAGAGTCATCATAAAGGCTCACATGACTAGACTTGTTTGACATTTAGATGAAACATCTGGTCCTTCTATTTTCTTTAAGCACTACTGGTGTCAAACTGTTAGATTCACTGCTGTTTCTTAAAAATCGAATATTATTCTGCATGTCCATTCCAAGAATGAACAATTCATATGTTTGTGAGATTAAAAGCAATGGATGGTAGTTGATCATGAGATAATTGTGTATGCCACTGCCTGCTTTTGATAAATACTAGCTTATTAGATGGTTTATAGGGCTGCTCTCTGCCAGCTATTTCTCaccttatattttattttgtgtgcTTGTATCtgctctattttttttttttttttttgggggggggggggggtctgTGTTCTCGTTTGTCTTAAGAATCTTAAAAATATTTCTGCCACATCCACGTGTTTCTTTGGGTAAATGGTAGCTGTAGATGGCAATATAGCTTCtcactttgaaaaaaaaaatactcttcTCCTTCAACATATATTTATACATTAATACATGTTAATTGTCGTTTGACATTTGAAGTATTTCAAGTGGGGTGAGGGTCGTTAGACCAGATCTTTCATTGTACTGGATGGCTCACTATATCA
It includes:
- the LOC127149533 gene encoding uncharacterized protein LOC127149533; protein product: MDRSWINLKDRASSEYFDGVANFIKIATNHLDEEERTRCPCSNCLNANWNRLDVIERHLYKYGMSPTYKLWIFHGDTVDLSLFLRSNSRFLGATFSNVSECREENVNLRENIGVRDTIDDEMVEMIHDLHGPMFEECRRESNEQDESDKISGMFSEIKEELYPGCLKFTSFNFLVKLMHIKVLNRWSDKSFDMLLELLNEAFPNGVKLPVSYYEAKKRLRDLGMGYESIHVCKFDCALFWKDYASLDKCPHCGESRYRLNDRKGKEIPHKVLRYFPLKARLQRLFLSKHTAEDMRWHKDKRCETEGILRHPADAEGWKHFDEQYPCFASDARNVRLTLSSDGFNPFGNMSTSYNMCPVILIPYNLPPWKCMKAPFTFLSLLIPGPRSPSK